The following are encoded in a window of Haloarcula halophila genomic DNA:
- a CDS encoding endonuclease III domain-containing protein, protein MGDPEPERNISGGETGGGEEHAFDPGTAGTRAEAVVDALGGLYWQKSYGGRDGFECLVRTILSQNTSDKASQPAHDALVDRYGGGDLVAALAEADQQELAETISAAGLYNQKSERIIAIAEGVREEYGGETGFDTFVKDGEPSEVRDRLLAFNGVGPKTADCVLLFAGGRGGVFPVDTHVHRIARRMGLAPADADHEEVREHLEAAVPAEKCGFGHTAMIQFGREYCSARKPACLDDPDACPLADHCDQIGVYPASGEVVDPAEASD, encoded by the coding sequence ATGGGAGATCCCGAACCGGAGCGCAACATCAGCGGCGGGGAAACGGGCGGCGGCGAGGAACACGCCTTCGACCCCGGCACCGCCGGTACCCGTGCCGAGGCGGTCGTCGACGCGCTCGGCGGGCTGTACTGGCAGAAGAGCTACGGCGGTCGGGACGGCTTCGAGTGTCTCGTCCGGACGATCCTCAGTCAGAACACCAGCGACAAGGCGAGCCAGCCGGCCCACGACGCGCTCGTCGACCGGTACGGCGGCGGCGACCTCGTGGCGGCGCTGGCCGAGGCCGACCAGCAGGAGCTGGCCGAGACGATCTCGGCGGCCGGGCTGTACAACCAGAAGTCGGAACGGATCATCGCCATCGCCGAAGGGGTTCGCGAGGAGTACGGCGGCGAGACGGGGTTCGACACGTTCGTGAAGGACGGCGAGCCAAGCGAGGTCAGGGATCGACTGCTCGCGTTCAACGGTGTCGGCCCGAAGACGGCCGACTGCGTGTTGCTGTTCGCCGGCGGCCGCGGCGGCGTCTTCCCCGTCGACACCCACGTCCACCGGATCGCCCGCCGGATGGGACTGGCACCGGCCGACGCCGACCACGAGGAAGTCCGCGAGCACCTCGAAGCGGCCGTTCCGGCCGAGAAATGTGGCTTCGGCCACACCGCGATGATCCAGTTCGGCAGAGAGTACTGCAGCGCACGGAAGCCCGCCTGTCTGGACGATCCGGACGCGTGTCCGCTGGCCGACCACTGCGATCAGATCGGCGTCTATCCGGCCAGCGGCGAGGTCGTCGACCCGGCCGAGGCGAGCGACTGA
- a CDS encoding aldo/keto reductase, protein MEYTRLGSTGTTVSELCFGTWRFGRETGGVVETDREQAHELLDAAWERGINFIDTANVYGTPNGRSEEYIGEWLEEYDRSDFVIASKVYFPFDGWGEPGPNDSGLGRKHIREQVEGTLDRLGTDYLDLYYIHRWDENSDIEETLRTLNDLVREGTVNYLGASTMAAWQLTKALWKSEVEGLERFEVTQPLFHAGYRDDVKEYLDVCADQEIAVCPYSPLAGGFLTGKYERADPDDPTKFEGPEGARGDIYDSFEDYYLSERGWHVLEELRAVADELDATPAQVALRWLIEQPDFTCVPIVGARTVDQLDENVGAVDVSLSDDQFNRIVSARYAGDGRRWGHRTS, encoded by the coding sequence ATGGAGTACACACGACTCGGTTCGACGGGAACGACAGTCTCGGAACTCTGTTTCGGTACCTGGCGGTTCGGACGCGAGACCGGCGGTGTCGTCGAGACGGACCGCGAGCAGGCCCACGAACTGCTGGACGCAGCCTGGGAGCGGGGGATCAACTTCATCGACACGGCGAACGTCTACGGCACACCCAACGGCCGTAGCGAGGAGTACATCGGGGAGTGGCTCGAAGAGTACGACCGGTCGGACTTCGTCATCGCCTCGAAGGTGTACTTCCCGTTCGACGGCTGGGGCGAGCCCGGACCGAACGACTCCGGACTGGGCCGGAAACACATCCGCGAACAGGTCGAAGGAACCCTCGACCGCCTCGGCACTGACTATCTGGACCTCTACTACATCCACCGCTGGGACGAGAACAGCGACATCGAGGAGACGTTGCGGACGCTCAACGACCTCGTCCGCGAGGGGACGGTCAACTACCTGGGTGCGTCGACGATGGCCGCCTGGCAACTGACGAAGGCCCTCTGGAAGTCCGAGGTCGAGGGCCTCGAACGGTTCGAGGTCACACAGCCGCTGTTCCACGCCGGCTACCGGGACGACGTGAAAGAGTACCTCGACGTGTGTGCCGACCAGGAGATCGCAGTCTGTCCGTACTCGCCGCTCGCTGGTGGCTTCCTCACCGGGAAGTACGAACGCGCCGACCCCGACGACCCGACGAAGTTCGAGGGACCCGAAGGTGCGCGCGGTGACATCTACGACTCCTTCGAGGACTACTACCTCTCCGAGCGTGGCTGGCACGTCCTGGAGGAACTCCGCGCGGTCGCGGACGAACTCGACGCCACGCCGGCACAGGTCGCACTCCGGTGGCTCATCGAACAGCCCGATTTCACCTGCGTCCCCATCGTCGGCGCGCGCACGGTCGACCAACTCGACGAGAACGTCGGCGCGGTCGACGTCTCGCTCTCGGACGACCAGTTCAACCGGATCGTCTCGGCCCGCTACGCCGGCGACGGTCGCCGCTGGGGTCACCGAACGTCGTAA
- a CDS encoding disulfide bond formation protein B, which produces MSRARSVRSPRPLLGAATVVAAVATAGSLFLSLGLGLTPCRLCWYQRILMYPLVVVVGVAAIEERSGVARTVLPLSVFGLALAAYHSWLQVTQTTCSVGVVSCATVQYRLFGLLTIPNLSLLAFLLVTGIVAVASWRTRR; this is translated from the coding sequence ATGTCCCGCGCCAGATCCGTCCGCTCCCCGCGGCCGCTGTTGGGTGCCGCGACGGTGGTCGCCGCCGTCGCCACGGCCGGCAGCCTCTTTCTCTCGCTCGGACTCGGACTGACACCCTGTCGGCTCTGCTGGTACCAGCGCATCCTCATGTATCCGCTGGTCGTCGTGGTCGGTGTCGCAGCCATCGAGGAGCGATCCGGTGTCGCTCGGACCGTCCTCCCGCTGTCGGTGTTCGGCCTGGCTCTGGCCGCCTATCACTCCTGGCTCCAGGTGACACAGACGACGTGTTCGGTCGGTGTCGTCAGCTGTGCGACCGTCCAGTATCGGCTGTTCGGGCTACTGACGATCCCCAACCTCTCGCTGCTGGCGTTCCTGTTGGTGACCGGGATCGTCGCCGTCGCCTCGTGGCGGACCCGCCGGTGA
- the proS gene encoding proline--tRNA ligase, giving the protein MSGEQELGITESKEHATGEWYAEVVQKAGLADYAPMGGFIVTRPRGYAIWEHIQDHLDGWFKDTGVDNAYFPLFIPESYLEKEKDVVEGFDPEVAWVTHGGHDELEERLAVRPTSESIIAPFMAQWTRSHRDLPMRLNQWCSVVRWEATETKPFFRTKEFLWQEGHTAHAEADGAWDETMTRLDQYARLYEDVMAMPPLKGRKPEHDKFPGAHTTTTIETLMPDGKSVQAATSHYLGTSFAEAFDITYADEDEEDNVAHTTSWGISWRAMGALIMTHSDDQGLVLPPAVAPTQVVVVPIWQEDTKDDVIEYAADLAAELEAGGVRVDLDDREHRNPGFKYNEHELNGVPLRIEVGPHEVDDEEATLVHRPDGDQETVDREGIAETTQDHLDTVHAKLYASAEETLDGEIREAESREEILGTIGQHGGYVKAGWCGDEACEEPIKDAIAAEIVMVPLDRDEEPIHDECAICGEPSEETAYFAKSY; this is encoded by the coding sequence ATGAGCGGCGAGCAGGAACTCGGGATCACCGAGTCCAAGGAGCACGCGACCGGCGAGTGGTACGCCGAAGTTGTACAGAAGGCCGGCCTGGCGGACTACGCACCGATGGGCGGGTTCATCGTCACACGGCCCCGCGGGTACGCGATCTGGGAGCACATCCAGGACCACCTCGACGGCTGGTTCAAGGACACCGGCGTCGACAACGCCTACTTCCCGCTTTTCATCCCCGAGAGCTACCTAGAGAAGGAGAAAGACGTCGTCGAGGGGTTCGACCCCGAAGTGGCCTGGGTGACCCACGGCGGCCACGACGAACTCGAAGAGCGACTGGCCGTGCGCCCGACCAGCGAGTCCATCATCGCGCCCTTCATGGCTCAGTGGACCCGCTCGCACCGAGACCTCCCGATGCGACTCAACCAGTGGTGTTCGGTCGTCCGGTGGGAGGCCACCGAGACGAAACCGTTCTTCCGCACGAAGGAGTTCCTCTGGCAGGAGGGCCACACCGCCCACGCCGAGGCGGACGGCGCGTGGGATGAGACGATGACCCGACTGGACCAGTACGCGCGCCTCTACGAGGATGTGATGGCGATGCCGCCGCTGAAAGGTCGCAAGCCCGAACACGACAAGTTCCCCGGTGCCCACACGACCACGACCATCGAGACGCTGATGCCCGACGGCAAGTCGGTCCAGGCCGCGACCTCACACTACCTGGGGACCTCCTTCGCGGAGGCGTTCGACATCACCTACGCCGACGAGGACGAGGAGGACAACGTCGCACACACGACCTCGTGGGGCATCTCCTGGCGCGCGATGGGCGCGCTCATCATGACTCACTCCGACGACCAGGGGCTCGTGCTCCCGCCCGCCGTCGCCCCCACGCAGGTCGTCGTCGTCCCCATCTGGCAGGAGGACACCAAAGACGACGTGATCGAGTACGCCGCCGACCTGGCCGCCGAACTGGAGGCGGGCGGCGTCCGCGTCGACCTCGACGACCGCGAACACCGCAATCCCGGCTTCAAGTACAACGAACACGAACTCAACGGCGTCCCCCTCCGGATCGAGGTCGGCCCCCACGAGGTCGACGACGAGGAGGCGACGCTGGTCCACCGCCCCGACGGCGACCAGGAGACCGTCGACCGCGAGGGGATCGCCGAGACCACCCAGGACCATCTGGATACGGTCCACGCGAAACTGTACGCGAGCGCCGAGGAGACGCTCGACGGCGAGATCCGCGAGGCCGAATCCCGCGAGGAGATCCTCGGGACCATCGGCCAGCACGGCGGCTACGTCAAGGCCGGCTGGTGTGGTGACGAGGCCTGTGAGGAGCCGATCAAGGACGCCATCGCCGCCGAGATCGTGATGGTCCCCCTCGACCGGGACGAGGAACCGATCCACGACGAGTGTGCGATCTGTGGTGAACCGAGCGAAGAGACGGCGTACTTCGCGAAGTCTTACTGA
- a CDS encoding TetR/AcrR family transcriptional regulator encodes MTDSVPADAEAEIAQAVRAALAEHGYARLTTAKIAAEYPKSEAGLYYHFDSKDGMIAAFLEFAAGQLGEELADIDTDDPETRLRAACESLFRLPGEEGAGVHVAVMELLSHAPHNETLRGPLQTLESATLETLTEIVADGIEQGTFRPVDPEATAAFLLAAADGSTGFHVALGMDVGADLRAGWEAYVDGLVADT; translated from the coding sequence ATGACCGACTCAGTACCGGCCGATGCCGAGGCCGAAATCGCGCAGGCGGTACGGGCCGCGCTCGCCGAACACGGCTATGCACGACTGACGACCGCGAAGATCGCCGCGGAGTATCCAAAGAGCGAGGCCGGACTGTACTATCACTTCGACTCGAAAGACGGGATGATCGCGGCGTTTCTGGAGTTCGCCGCGGGCCAGTTGGGCGAGGAACTGGCCGACATCGACACCGACGACCCGGAGACCCGACTTCGAGCGGCCTGTGAGTCCCTCTTTCGCTTACCGGGCGAGGAAGGCGCAGGCGTCCACGTCGCGGTGATGGAACTGCTCTCGCACGCGCCCCACAACGAGACGCTACGGGGGCCACTGCAGACACTGGAGTCGGCGACGCTGGAGACGCTGACGGAGATCGTCGCCGACGGTATCGAACAGGGAACGTTCCGGCCGGTCGACCCCGAAGCGACCGCGGCGTTCCTCCTGGCCGCGGCCGACGGATCGACGGGGTTCCACGTCGCACTGGGGATGGACGTCGGCGCGGACCTCCGGGCGGGATGGGAAGCCTACGTCGACGGTCTCGTGGCGGACACGTGA
- a CDS encoding CBS domain-containing protein gives MDDIFVGRLMSSPVTTVAADASAESVAEQLLDEGISSVVVVDDENRIEGILTSTDFVRIAAQGGRPSAVTVADHMTTDVVTTSVNESIERVADLMIEEGIHHVPVVDDTEGVVGIITTTDLTAYLSGIEEPSPARVAN, from the coding sequence ATGGACGATATCTTTGTCGGCCGACTGATGTCCTCACCTGTAACGACCGTCGCTGCCGATGCGTCCGCGGAATCGGTTGCCGAACAGTTGTTAGACGAAGGGATCAGTTCCGTCGTCGTCGTCGACGACGAGAACCGGATCGAAGGGATCCTCACCTCGACGGACTTCGTCCGCATCGCTGCGCAAGGCGGGCGGCCCAGTGCGGTCACGGTCGCCGACCACATGACGACCGATGTCGTCACGACGTCGGTAAACGAATCCATCGAACGGGTCGCCGACCTGATGATCGAGGAGGGGATCCACCACGTTCCGGTCGTCGACGACACCGAGGGCGTCGTCGGAATCATCACAACGACCGATCTCACTGCCTACCTCTCCGGCATCGAAGAGCCCTCCCCCGCCCGTGTCGCGAACTGA
- the gltB gene encoding glutamate synthase large subunit produces the protein MVERPTGESASEAGLADPTDARSNCGVGVVMDLDGGSDHWVVSDGLDLLENLEHRGTTGAETNTGDGAGIMLQTPHDFFADEVDADLPAPGEYAVGTLFLPKDEDEAADLKGLVESELAAEGLSVVEWRSVPTDNDGLGQTALDSEPEIVQCFVTSETGATGSEFDNQLYVGRRALETTVESEEPAGHERFYVVSLATDVVVYKGLLTAEQLPDYYPDLTDERLESTFAMVHARFSTNTLGAWHLAHPYRRIIHNGEFNTIQGNINWMRARETDIASDTFEGDLETIKPIIDDPEQSDTASVDNALELLLQGGRDLPHALRMLIPEAWRGEMNNVSGDRRDFYDYHASLVEPWDGPALVAATDGDRIGAVLDRNGLRPCRYDVLKDNTLVMSSEAGALDHDTGDISERGRLQPGQCFLADPEQGRVIPDAEVFDEITDEKYGEWVDQEQVDIEEIADRDDNTPQDAVGGLRSHQAMYGYTYDEVDHLIEPMAEKGKDPVGSMGDDTPLSVLSQFNRPLFTYFKQLFAQVTNPPLDYIREELVTSMESRLGFQRNLLDESKEHARQLVVDSPILTDEETQAIKEIDENGMSTKVLDMTYEPGTDLETAVEELRAAADSAAEDHDILVLSDRAAGDDRVPIPSLLAVGGIHHHLVRNGLRNHVGLVVESGDPRAVHHFATLIGYGAGAVNPYLAYQTIEDLVAGPDGADLADAIDAYVGAVEDGLLKTMAKMGISTVESYQGAQIFEAVGLSSDFIAEYFEGTTCRTEGIGVGDIEEDLLQRHDVAWSEDEPDMPRQGEYEFRSNGIHHQWNPDTVGKIQQAVRTGDYDIYKEFAGLINEQNEQLQTLRGLLELDSDRESVPIEAVEPVEDIVTRFETAAMSLGSLSPEMHENNAIAMNRLGANANTGEGGEPPERFGTEKECTTKQVASGRFGVTSDYLASADELQIKMAQGSKPGEGGHLPGMKVNEMIAHVRYATPGVGLISPPPLHDIYSIEDLKQLIHDLKASNPEADINVKLVAEDGIGTIAAGVAKANADVVHISGHDGGTGASPKTSIKNAGLPWELGVAEANQMLRATGLRSRIKITTDGGMKTGRDVAVAALLGAEGYTFGTASMVTSGCVMARQCHENTCPVGVATQNEKLRDRFPGEPQHVINYMTFVAQELRELMAELGFESIDEMIGRASVLQMRDDVEQPKARKLDLSSVIAEPAGDDGRYKQQEQTHDVDEQLDWDLIEAAEPAIENGEPVAIDTGIDNVDRAVGATLSNRISREYGKQGLPDDTVRVDMDGTAGQSFGAFLAKGVTMELTGTANDYVGKGLSGGKLVVNTPEEATYAADENIVIGNVALYGATRGEIYVNGRAGERFAVRNSGVKGVVEGVGDHGCEYMTGGAIVVLGDTGKNFAAGMSGGVAYVYDPDGTFAEQANTGMVTIMDELEGKDRQMITRLVENHAAYTDSERAAELLDDWDTVVENFTKVMPDAYAEVISDRERDDVRNEPPASATAAADASETDFAASTDD, from the coding sequence ATGGTTGAGCGACCTACGGGTGAGTCTGCGAGTGAGGCCGGGCTCGCAGACCCCACAGACGCGCGGTCGAACTGCGGCGTTGGGGTAGTGATGGACCTCGACGGCGGCAGTGACCACTGGGTAGTATCGGACGGACTAGATCTTCTGGAGAACCTCGAACATCGAGGGACGACAGGGGCCGAGACGAACACCGGAGACGGGGCCGGAATCATGTTGCAGACGCCACACGACTTTTTCGCCGACGAGGTCGACGCCGATCTCCCCGCACCCGGCGAGTACGCCGTCGGGACGCTGTTTCTGCCGAAAGACGAGGACGAAGCGGCCGATCTGAAAGGGCTCGTCGAGTCGGAACTGGCCGCCGAAGGGCTGTCGGTCGTCGAGTGGCGGTCCGTCCCGACCGACAACGACGGCCTGGGCCAGACGGCACTGGACTCCGAACCCGAGATCGTCCAGTGTTTCGTCACCTCCGAGACGGGGGCCACCGGCTCCGAGTTCGACAACCAACTGTACGTCGGCCGACGCGCGCTGGAAACCACCGTCGAATCCGAGGAGCCAGCGGGCCACGAACGGTTCTACGTCGTCTCGCTGGCGACGGACGTCGTCGTCTACAAGGGCCTGCTGACCGCCGAACAGCTCCCGGACTACTATCCGGACCTCACCGACGAACGGCTCGAATCGACGTTCGCGATGGTCCACGCCCGGTTCTCGACGAACACGCTGGGCGCGTGGCACCTCGCACACCCCTACCGCCGGATCATCCACAACGGCGAGTTCAACACCATCCAGGGCAACATCAACTGGATGCGCGCCCGCGAGACCGACATCGCGAGCGACACCTTCGAGGGCGATCTAGAGACGATCAAGCCGATCATCGACGACCCCGAGCAGTCCGACACGGCGAGCGTCGACAACGCGCTCGAACTGCTCCTGCAGGGGGGCCGTGATCTCCCCCACGCGCTCCGGATGCTCATTCCCGAGGCCTGGCGCGGCGAGATGAACAACGTCTCCGGCGACCGGCGTGACTTCTATGACTACCACGCGTCGCTGGTCGAGCCCTGGGACGGCCCCGCACTCGTCGCCGCGACCGACGGCGACCGTATCGGTGCCGTACTCGACCGCAACGGACTCCGTCCCTGCCGGTACGACGTGTTGAAAGACAACACGCTCGTGATGTCCTCGGAAGCCGGCGCGCTGGACCACGACACGGGCGATATCAGCGAACGCGGCCGTCTCCAGCCCGGCCAGTGTTTCCTCGCAGACCCCGAGCAGGGGCGCGTCATCCCGGACGCCGAAGTGTTCGACGAGATCACCGACGAGAAGTACGGCGAGTGGGTCGACCAGGAGCAGGTCGACATCGAGGAGATCGCCGACCGCGACGACAACACGCCACAGGATGCGGTCGGCGGCCTGCGGAGCCACCAGGCGATGTACGGGTACACCTACGACGAGGTCGACCACCTCATCGAACCGATGGCCGAGAAGGGGAAAGACCCCGTCGGCTCGATGGGCGACGACACGCCGTTGTCGGTACTCTCGCAGTTCAACCGCCCGCTGTTTACCTACTTCAAACAGCTGTTCGCACAGGTGACCAACCCGCCGCTTGACTACATCCGGGAGGAACTGGTCACCTCCATGGAGTCGCGGCTGGGCTTCCAACGCAACCTGCTCGACGAGAGCAAGGAACACGCCCGCCAGCTCGTCGTCGACTCGCCGATCCTCACCGACGAGGAGACGCAGGCGATCAAGGAGATCGACGAGAACGGGATGTCGACGAAGGTCCTGGACATGACCTACGAGCCCGGGACTGACTTAGAGACCGCTGTCGAGGAACTCCGGGCGGCTGCCGACTCGGCGGCCGAGGACCACGACATCCTCGTCCTCTCGGACCGAGCGGCCGGCGACGACCGGGTCCCGATCCCGTCGCTGCTGGCGGTCGGTGGCATCCACCACCACCTCGTCCGCAACGGGCTGCGAAACCACGTCGGCCTCGTCGTCGAGTCCGGCGATCCGCGTGCGGTCCACCACTTCGCGACGCTGATCGGCTACGGCGCGGGCGCGGTCAACCCCTACCTGGCCTACCAGACCATCGAAGACCTGGTCGCCGGCCCGGACGGCGCGGACTTAGCGGATGCGATCGACGCGTACGTCGGTGCCGTCGAGGACGGCCTCCTGAAGACGATGGCTAAGATGGGCATCTCGACGGTGGAGTCCTACCAGGGCGCTCAGATCTTCGAGGCCGTCGGGCTCTCCTCGGATTTCATCGCGGAGTACTTCGAGGGGACGACCTGCCGGACGGAGGGGATCGGCGTCGGGGACATCGAGGAGGATCTCCTCCAGCGTCACGACGTGGCCTGGAGCGAGGACGAACCCGATATGCCCCGACAGGGCGAGTACGAGTTCCGTTCCAACGGCATCCACCACCAGTGGAATCCCGATACAGTCGGGAAGATCCAGCAAGCCGTCCGCACCGGCGACTACGATATCTACAAGGAGTTCGCCGGGCTCATCAACGAGCAAAACGAGCAGCTCCAGACGCTGCGCGGGCTGCTGGAACTGGATTCGGATCGTGAGTCCGTCCCGATCGAGGCCGTCGAGCCCGTCGAAGACATCGTCACGCGCTTCGAGACGGCGGCGATGTCGCTTGGCTCGCTCTCTCCGGAGATGCACGAGAACAACGCCATCGCGATGAACCGCCTCGGGGCCAACGCCAACACCGGCGAGGGCGGCGAACCACCCGAGCGGTTCGGCACCGAGAAGGAGTGTACGACCAAGCAGGTCGCCTCCGGGCGCTTCGGCGTGACCTCCGATTACCTCGCCTCGGCCGATGAACTCCAGATCAAGATGGCACAGGGCTCGAAGCCCGGCGAAGGGGGCCATCTCCCCGGGATGAAGGTCAACGAGATGATCGCCCACGTCCGGTACGCGACGCCGGGTGTCGGGCTCATCTCGCCGCCGCCGCTGCACGACATCTACTCCATCGAGGACCTCAAACAGCTCATCCACGACCTGAAAGCGAGCAACCCGGAGGCCGACATCAACGTCAAACTGGTCGCCGAAGACGGCATCGGTACCATCGCGGCCGGCGTCGCGAAGGCCAACGCCGACGTGGTCCACATCTCGGGCCACGACGGCGGGACCGGCGCCTCGCCGAAGACCTCCATCAAGAACGCCGGGCTCCCCTGGGAACTGGGTGTCGCGGAGGCCAACCAGATGCTCCGGGCGACCGGGCTGCGCTCCCGGATCAAGATCACTACCGACGGCGGGATGAAGACCGGCCGCGACGTCGCCGTCGCCGCCCTGCTCGGCGCCGAGGGCTACACCTTCGGGACCGCCTCGATGGTCACATCGGGCTGTGTGATGGCCCGCCAGTGCCACGAGAACACCTGTCCGGTCGGCGTCGCCACCCAGAACGAGAAACTCCGCGACCGGTTCCCCGGCGAGCCACAGCACGTCATCAACTACATGACCTTCGTCGCCCAGGAACTCCGGGAACTGATGGCCGAACTGGGCTTCGAGTCGATCGACGAGATGATCGGGCGCGCGAGCGTCCTCCAGATGCGCGACGACGTCGAACAGCCCAAAGCACGGAAGCTGGACCTCTCGTCGGTGATCGCCGAACCCGCCGGCGACGACGGTCGCTACAAGCAACAGGAGCAGACCCACGACGTCGACGAGCAACTGGACTGGGACCTGATCGAAGCCGCCGAACCGGCAATCGAGAACGGCGAACCGGTCGCCATCGACACCGGGATCGACAACGTCGACCGCGCCGTCGGCGCGACCCTCTCGAACCGCATCTCCCGGGAGTACGGCAAACAGGGCCTACCGGACGACACCGTCCGGGTCGACATGGACGGGACCGCCGGCCAGTCCTTCGGTGCGTTCCTCGCGAAGGGCGTCACCATGGAACTGACCGGGACCGCGAACGACTACGTCGGCAAGGGCCTCTCAGGCGGGAAACTCGTCGTCAACACGCCCGAGGAAGCCACCTACGCGGCCGACGAGAACATCGTCATCGGCAACGTCGCCCTCTACGGCGCGACCCGGGGCGAGATCTACGTCAACGGGCGGGCCGGCGAACGCTTCGCCGTCCGCAACTCCGGGGTCAAAGGCGTCGTCGAGGGCGTCGGCGACCACGGCTGTGAGTACATGACCGGCGGCGCTATCGTCGTCCTGGGCGATACGGGGAAGAACTTCGCGGCCGGGATGTCCGGCGGCGTCGCCTACGTCTACGACCCCGACGGTACCTTCGCCGAACAGGCGAACACCGGCATGGTAACCATCATGGACGAGTTGGAGGGGAAAGATCGCCAGATGATCACCCGACTGGTCGAGAACCACGCCGCATACACCGACTCCGAGCGGGCGGCGGAACTGCTCGATGACTGGGATACTGTCGTCGAGAACTTCACCAAGGTGATGCCCGACGCCTACGCCGAGGTGATCTCCGACCGCGAGCGCGACGACGTGCGCAACGAGCCGCCGGCCTCGGCCACCGCGGCCGCCGACGCCTCGGAGACCGACTTCGCGGCCTCGACCGACGACTGA
- a CDS encoding NAD-dependent epimerase/dehydratase family protein yields the protein METALIIGGTRFIGRYTVEEFRDAGYDVTTFNRGRHDDPFADDDSVSQVTGDRRERDALERAHETVDPDVVVDCVAYFPADVRTATDVFADSTYVYVSSGAAYGVDRTPKREGETPLTDCSPEQAMTDSTETYGPRKAEGDRVVFAAAEAGVRAMSVRPTVVYGPHDYTERFAYWIDRVDSYDRIVVPQDGLSLWQMVYVEDVASALRTVAEEGTAGEAYNVGDEHAPTLAEWIDLLVETCATDVETVGASARELATEGIEPTDFPIYRRPPHLLSTAKLRGLGWSATDHATALDRTVAEHRASGRTGRDHGPDRTVERSLIERLDE from the coding sequence ATGGAGACCGCGCTGATTATCGGGGGGACACGGTTCATCGGGCGATACACCGTCGAGGAGTTCCGGGACGCCGGCTACGACGTCACGACGTTCAACCGGGGCCGCCACGACGACCCCTTCGCCGACGACGACAGCGTCTCGCAGGTGACCGGCGATCGGCGCGAGCGCGACGCGCTCGAACGCGCCCACGAGACCGTCGACCCCGATGTCGTCGTCGACTGTGTCGCGTACTTCCCGGCGGACGTCCGGACAGCGACGGACGTGTTCGCCGACAGCACGTACGTCTACGTCTCAAGCGGCGCGGCCTACGGCGTCGATCGGACGCCGAAACGGGAGGGGGAGACGCCGCTTACGGATTGCTCGCCCGAACAGGCGATGACCGACAGCACCGAGACATACGGCCCACGAAAGGCCGAAGGCGACCGTGTGGTGTTCGCGGCGGCCGAGGCGGGCGTCCGTGCGATGAGCGTCCGACCGACCGTGGTCTACGGCCCACACGACTACACCGAGCGGTTCGCGTACTGGATCGACCGCGTCGACAGTTACGATCGGATCGTCGTCCCCCAGGACGGGCTGAGCCTCTGGCAGATGGTCTACGTCGAAGATGTCGCCAGTGCCCTGCGAACCGTCGCCGAGGAGGGGACCGCAGGCGAGGCCTACAACGTCGGCGACGAACACGCCCCGACGCTCGCCGAGTGGATCGACCTGCTGGTCGAGACCTGTGCGACCGACGTGGAGACGGTCGGGGCAAGCGCTCGCGAACTCGCGACCGAAGGGATCGAGCCGACCGACTTCCCGATCTACCGGCGGCCGCCGCATCTCCTGTCGACCGCGAAGCTCCGGGGGCTGGGATGGTCCGCGACGGACCACGCGACCGCGCTCGACCGGACCGTCGCCGAACACCGAGCGAGCGGCCGGACGGGGCGGGACCACGGGCCGGACCGGACCGTCGAACGGTCCCTCATCGAGCGGTTGGACGAGTGA